A window from Myxococcus fulvus encodes these proteins:
- a CDS encoding peptide MFS transporter: protein MQGTVAAGAARQGHPRGLYLLFFTEMWERMSYYGMRGLLVLFLTSQVNGGFGWSKSEALSLYGTYTGLVYLTPIVGGFIADRFMGQRRAVVLGGVLMMIGHLVLALPSVMMFYVGLGFLIIGNGFFKPNISTMVGGLYAPGDGRRDGAFTIFYMGINLGAMLGNFICGTLGEKVGWHWGFGSAGVGMFLGLIAFLSLQKKLLGDVGLAPVKPTPQTQVAQAGGEKKGFSRDEIDRIVVIFIIALFVVAFWAGFEQAGGLMNLYTNEKVDRHILFGEVPTTWFQNFNSFFIVALAPVFAGLWGWLAARGKDPSIPVKMGMGLVFLSIGFVFMLGASNQSADVGKAAAYWVILAYLFHTMGELCLSPVGLSMVTKVAPQRIVSAMMGVWFLANAAANKLSGVIGGYSEKLGEFDIFLYISIGTGIAGLILLVVSPVLKKMMHGTDEVKPASPTNEQAQGGSSVAAA from the coding sequence ATGCAAGGAACCGTAGCCGCGGGCGCTGCCCGTCAGGGGCACCCGCGAGGGTTGTACCTCCTGTTCTTCACCGAAATGTGGGAGCGCATGTCGTATTACGGCATGCGCGGCCTGCTCGTCCTATTCCTCACGAGCCAGGTCAACGGGGGCTTCGGGTGGAGCAAGAGCGAAGCGCTCAGCCTCTACGGAACGTACACCGGCCTGGTGTACCTGACGCCCATCGTCGGCGGCTTCATCGCGGACCGCTTCATGGGGCAGCGCCGGGCGGTGGTGCTCGGTGGCGTGTTGATGATGATAGGCCACCTGGTCCTCGCGCTCCCCAGCGTGATGATGTTCTACGTGGGCCTGGGCTTCCTCATCATCGGCAACGGCTTCTTCAAGCCGAACATCTCCACCATGGTGGGCGGGCTGTACGCGCCGGGTGATGGCCGTCGGGATGGTGCCTTCACCATCTTCTACATGGGCATCAACCTGGGCGCGATGCTCGGCAACTTCATCTGCGGCACGCTGGGTGAGAAGGTCGGCTGGCACTGGGGCTTCGGCTCCGCCGGCGTCGGCATGTTCCTGGGCCTGATTGCCTTCCTCTCGCTGCAGAAGAAGCTGCTGGGGGACGTGGGCCTGGCGCCCGTGAAGCCCACGCCGCAGACGCAGGTGGCGCAGGCCGGCGGGGAGAAGAAGGGCTTCAGCCGCGATGAGATCGACCGCATCGTCGTCATCTTCATCATCGCCCTCTTCGTCGTCGCCTTCTGGGCGGGCTTCGAGCAGGCCGGCGGTCTGATGAACCTCTACACGAACGAGAAGGTGGACCGGCACATCCTGTTCGGGGAGGTCCCCACCACCTGGTTCCAGAACTTCAACTCGTTCTTCATCGTCGCGCTGGCGCCGGTGTTCGCGGGGCTGTGGGGGTGGCTGGCCGCGCGCGGCAAGGACCCGAGCATCCCGGTGAAGATGGGCATGGGCCTGGTGTTCCTCTCCATCGGCTTCGTCTTCATGCTGGGCGCCTCCAACCAGAGCGCGGATGTGGGCAAGGCGGCCGCGTACTGGGTCATCCTGGCGTACCTGTTCCACACCATGGGCGAGCTGTGCCTGTCACCGGTGGGCCTCTCCATGGTGACCAAGGTCGCGCCCCAGCGCATCGTCTCCGCGATGATGGGCGTGTGGTTCCTGGCGAACGCGGCGGCCAACAAGCTCTCCGGCGTCATCGGCGGCTACTCGGAGAAGCTGGGCGAGTTCGACATCTTCCTCTACATCTCCATCGGCACGGGCATCGCCGGCCTCATCCTCCTGGTCGTCTCGCCCGTGCTGAAGAAGATGATGCACGGCACCGACGAGGTGAAGCCCGCCTCGCCCACCAACGAGCAGGCCCAGGGCGGCTCCTCGGTGGCCGCGGCCTAG